One Aegilops tauschii subsp. strangulata cultivar AL8/78 chromosome 7, Aet v6.0, whole genome shotgun sequence genomic window carries:
- the LOC109761627 gene encoding GDP-mannose transporter GONST1 isoform X1: MASRNPPLVTHVDPDAPPGRKAPDIGNRSTMGTSCVDDTDLEDVKASKDRDMPSHLLMLPNIQNQSLLSGFAYCIASCSMILVNKFVLSGYGFNAGIFLMIYQNIVSVTIVSALSLSGVIPTEPLTWKLIKVWLPVNIIFVGMLITSMFSLKYINVAMLTILKNVANVLTASGETYFFKKQHDRQVWISLMLMIISAIAGGITDLSFHAVGYTWQILNCFLTASYSLTLRHVMDSAKQATKSGNLNELSMVLLNNVLSLPLGIILVLGFNEVEYLLETPLLRMPMFWLVITASGVLGLAISFTSMWFLRQTSATTYSLVGSLNKIPLSIAGILLFKVRTSMENSISILLGLLAGVFFARAKLRNNSQS, translated from the exons AAACCCTCCGCTAGTCACTCATGTTGATCCCGACGCCCCTCCTGGGAGAAAAGCACCAGACATTGGCAACAG ATCTACGATGGGAACTTCCTGTGTTGATGACACAGACCTGGAAGATGTTAAGGCCTCAAAAGATAGAGATATGCCTTCACACTTACTCATGCTCCCAAACATTCAGAATCAGTCCCTTCTGTCTGGTTTTGCTTACTGCATAGCATCCTGCAGCATGATTTTAGTTAACAAGTTTGTGCTGTCTGGCTATGGTTTCAACGCTGGAATATTCCTGATGATTTACCAG AACATTGTATCAGTGACCATAGTTTCTGCACTGTCCCTCTCTGGTGTTATCCCAACTGAACCATTAACATGGAAGTTAATCAAAGTTTGGTTGCCTGTGAACATTATATTTGTCGGGATGCTAATCACAAGCATGTTTAG TTTGAAGTACATCAATGTTGCGATGTTGACTATCTTGAAGAATGTGGCAAATGTTCTTACTGCTTCTGGGGAAACCTACTTCTTTAAGAAGCAACACGATCGACAAGTTTGGATTTCTCTTATGTTGATG ATAATCTCAGCAATTGCAGGAGGAATAACGGATCTCTCATTTCATGCAGTCGGCTATACATGGCAGATCTTAAATTGTTTTCTGACAGCATCGTATTCG CTTACACTGCGGCATGTAATGGACAGTGCGAAGCAGGCCACCAAGTCTGGGAATTTGAATGAGCTTTCGATGGTTTTGCTGAACAACGTTCTTTCACTACCATTGGGAATTATCCTCGTGCTTGGTTTTAATGAAGTTGAGTACCTGTTGGAAAC GCCTCTTCTGAGGATGCCTATGTTTTGGCTAGTCATCACTGCAAGCGGAGTTTTGGGGCTTGCTATCAGCTTTACTTCCATGTGGTTTCTTCGTCAGACAAGCGCAACAACTTATAG CCTTGTGGGGTCTCTCAACAAGATCCCGCTCTCTATCGCCGGGATCCTGCTCTTCAAAGTCCGCACAAGCATGGAGAACTCCATAAGTATACTGCTTG GTCTATTAGCAGGGGTGTTTTTCGCCAGGGCGAAATTGCGCAACAACTCCCAGTCCTAA
- the LOC109761627 gene encoding GDP-mannose transporter GONST1 isoform X2 yields MLIPTPLLGEKHQTLATGISTMGTSCVDDTDLEDVKASKDRDMPSHLLMLPNIQNQSLLSGFAYCIASCSMILVNKFVLSGYGFNAGIFLMIYQNIVSVTIVSALSLSGVIPTEPLTWKLIKVWLPVNIIFVGMLITSMFSLKYINVAMLTILKNVANVLTASGETYFFKKQHDRQVWISLMLMIISAIAGGITDLSFHAVGYTWQILNCFLTASYSLTLRHVMDSAKQATKSGNLNELSMVLLNNVLSLPLGIILVLGFNEVEYLLETPLLRMPMFWLVITASGVLGLAISFTSMWFLRQTSATTYSLVGSLNKIPLSIAGILLFKVRTSMENSISILLGLLAGVFFARAKLRNNSQS; encoded by the exons ATGTTGATCCCGACGCCCCTCCTGGGAGAAAAGCACCAGACATTGGCAACAGGCAT ATCTACGATGGGAACTTCCTGTGTTGATGACACAGACCTGGAAGATGTTAAGGCCTCAAAAGATAGAGATATGCCTTCACACTTACTCATGCTCCCAAACATTCAGAATCAGTCCCTTCTGTCTGGTTTTGCTTACTGCATAGCATCCTGCAGCATGATTTTAGTTAACAAGTTTGTGCTGTCTGGCTATGGTTTCAACGCTGGAATATTCCTGATGATTTACCAG AACATTGTATCAGTGACCATAGTTTCTGCACTGTCCCTCTCTGGTGTTATCCCAACTGAACCATTAACATGGAAGTTAATCAAAGTTTGGTTGCCTGTGAACATTATATTTGTCGGGATGCTAATCACAAGCATGTTTAG TTTGAAGTACATCAATGTTGCGATGTTGACTATCTTGAAGAATGTGGCAAATGTTCTTACTGCTTCTGGGGAAACCTACTTCTTTAAGAAGCAACACGATCGACAAGTTTGGATTTCTCTTATGTTGATG ATAATCTCAGCAATTGCAGGAGGAATAACGGATCTCTCATTTCATGCAGTCGGCTATACATGGCAGATCTTAAATTGTTTTCTGACAGCATCGTATTCG CTTACACTGCGGCATGTAATGGACAGTGCGAAGCAGGCCACCAAGTCTGGGAATTTGAATGAGCTTTCGATGGTTTTGCTGAACAACGTTCTTTCACTACCATTGGGAATTATCCTCGTGCTTGGTTTTAATGAAGTTGAGTACCTGTTGGAAAC GCCTCTTCTGAGGATGCCTATGTTTTGGCTAGTCATCACTGCAAGCGGAGTTTTGGGGCTTGCTATCAGCTTTACTTCCATGTGGTTTCTTCGTCAGACAAGCGCAACAACTTATAG CCTTGTGGGGTCTCTCAACAAGATCCCGCTCTCTATCGCCGGGATCCTGCTCTTCAAAGTCCGCACAAGCATGGAGAACTCCATAAGTATACTGCTTG GTCTATTAGCAGGGGTGTTTTTCGCCAGGGCGAAATTGCGCAACAACTCCCAGTCCTAA